One segment of bacterium DNA contains the following:
- a CDS encoding TetR/AcrR family transcriptional regulator, translated as MDVELTGGTESRSEARRRQILDAAADCFRRYGFHAATITNISEAAGMSAGHIYHFFPNKEAIVRAIIEQNVKATPPEIEKLFATADILEPLLDRLDIPVDETTDPRRAALELEILAEATRNPQVLEALRAADVVNRERFRWVDERIRAANPSLSQKSFEARAEVLMALFSGLFIRAIVNPQLDKAAVTDMLRVIVRTLMEA; from the coding sequence CAAATCCTCGACGCGGCGGCCGACTGCTTCCGCCGCTACGGCTTCCACGCCGCGACGATCACCAACATCTCCGAGGCGGCCGGGATGAGCGCCGGCCACATCTACCACTTCTTCCCCAACAAGGAAGCGATCGTCCGCGCGATCATCGAGCAGAACGTCAAGGCGACGCCCCCCGAGATCGAGAAGCTCTTCGCCACCGCGGACATTCTGGAGCCGCTGCTCGACCGGCTGGACATCCCGGTGGACGAGACGACCGATCCGCGGCGCGCCGCGCTGGAACTGGAGATCCTGGCCGAGGCGACGCGGAACCCGCAGGTGCTCGAGGCGCTCCGCGCCGCGGACGTCGTCAACCGGGAGCGGTTCCGCTGGGTGGACGAGCGGATCCGGGCGGCGAACCCGTCCCTGTCGCAGAAGTCGTTCGAGGCGCGCGCGGAGGTCCTGATGGCGTTGTTCTCGGGGCTCTTCATCCGCGCCATCGTCAATCCGCAGCTCGACAAGGCCGCGGTCACCGACATGCTGCGCGTCATCGTGCGGACGCTGATGGAGGCGTGA